Genomic window (Arachis hypogaea cultivar Tifrunner chromosome 13, arahy.Tifrunner.gnm2.J5K5, whole genome shotgun sequence):
attaataattaattttaatgattaattttaggaTATACCTAATATATAGTTAATCCATATATGATATGAGatgaaaaaattttagttttcaacgtagaggacgatgatgatgatgttgaattatATAACGAACCCTTTCTACCAAGTTATTATtatatgatataaaatataaaaactctCTAACAAActtgttaaatttaaaattttaatgcaTTAAATGTATTTGTTCTTCTTTCAATTTGAGTCTtgttaacatatattttaaaaatatattttaataatatcataaaaaatattttactaaaaattatgGATAagataaatacattaaaaatttaaattttttattatattattaaaatatttcttGAAGACACAAGATAGCTAAActcatttacttttaattttttaacaagaaTATTCTAAACATagttttattgttataaatattttcTCGAACTTTAAAGTCATACATACTACATGGATAACTTTATAcccttttatgcaaaaatcaattTCATCTTAAACATAAACAATGAACAAATTTATCATGAATTATATCTCTCAAAACACTAACATATAGTTTTATAGCTTAATAATATCCACTAAAAGTTTAGTTTAAACTTAGTATAAAAATAATGGTTTAACTAATAACACATGTTATGATTACTAATTAAcaaagtttttatgaaaaaagatacaaagtttaaatttttaatacatcTATTTATTGTATGTTTACTAAagcaaaaaatttgaaaacttttacTAATAATAAGTGTAACTTTAACATGTAcactaaatatatttaatacacaTATTAACTACAccctaaaaataatataattttttcctATACCGCTATAAAACAACATACCTTTTAACGGTGGCGGCTACTAGTGATTTATTTAGAGACAACTACGATAAACACTGAGGCACAAGTGGGCCTGCTTGCTTGCTTTGCTAGAATTCTACATACAAATTGGCGTGGAGCTATGTGGTATCCAATTTTGTTATGGGTCGACATCATAGTTATTATCACCTTATCTCTGTGATTGGAAACTTGGGAATTGGGACAAACTATGTTGAATGATTAGTAGAGACAAAATACACCACTTAAGCCAAGAAAATGACACCAGAATACATGTTTATCACAAAGTGTGACGCAGAATAATCAACTATAATTAGATTATTAAGGCCAAGAGGCaccactttccttttctttctctttctctttttcttcccgTTCTTGGGTGGCAATGGCAAACTATAATGGTTTGTTACTTTGTTAGCATAGTGAATGCAGCCACCAGACCACTCTGGCACACAATAACTGTTATTTCAGCTTTTTTGGTACATTTATAAATTAATGTATCAGGGTAAAGTTTGTTTATGGTAGTAGATACATTAATTTATGAACATACCATAAAAGTCATAACTACATGTTGTGAACCGAAAGTAATACTATATATCTGATCTAAAAACTAACGTGGAAATGATATagatatatacatatacacaGATTCGAGAACAATAATGGAAATCCTAGTCATGATTCATCTGATGATTCATTTCTTTGTTGGCGCATTCTTGCTGCCCATGACATGTTCTTCCCTTCATCCTTGCTCTTGCTCTTACTTCTTCTTTTCAGCTCAGAAAGTTGTGATTGCCAACGAGATTTCCACTCGCTCTTATGTTCAACCACCTGAGAACAAATCAAATCGCTTGgattattagaaaaaataaaaaattacaaaaagaaaacacACTAAGGATTGTTGTCTTAAAACAATTCGGATTGAGATGGACATACAAGGACCAATTAACAAGCAAATACAATATATGAAAAGGTTCTACTTCTTCCATATGTTTAGAAGGCATGAAGCATGTTGGTAGGACCTACAATTTCCCATCACCATGGTATAAAATTAGGTTCTACTGACTCAAAGTGTGCTCAAGAGTCATATATATGCATTGAATTTAATAATACATGTATCAAGTCTTTGAGATGATGAAATGGGGTTGAAGTTGACACATTCAAAATTATTCCAGAAAAAGAAGACAAAAGCCAGAATAAAATCAATATGAATCTAttcaaacgaaaaaaaaaaaaagtcaacgaAGGAGCTGGTTAGTGGTTACATTcatcataattaattttaaaaaaatggggAAAAATCAATCATGGCCTCATGGGCACAGAGTTGGAGGAGGAACAACTAGccaaaaaataaatatcaacagaaacagaaacagcaaaattgctaacaaggataAATCAGCAGGGAAAcaaattcacagattcaaacgCAAAGTAAAGCCCTAATTTTCATGTCCAACCAACTAAAGGAATCAACGTGATGAGCACGGAATATAAAAGAACTAAGCTTTACATGAACTATTCGCTAAAAACCCTATCTTGAAGACAGAATAAACCAATCCAAGCATTTCAGATAACTAAACTTGCTTCTAATTATACacaaacaataacaaaaaaaaatcaaaatccaaaACGAATATTAAATTTCAGcagaaaaaaagggggaaaacCTGATCACGGTGGTGGTAACTTCTACGAGCATTGAAGGCGAAGTGAACTCCCCTAGCCATGTCGTTATCATACATGGCTCTCCTAGTGGGATCCGAGAGGGTTTCATAAGCCTCTTGGACCCGAATGAACCGCTTCGTGTACTCTTCGAGCCGACCCGGTGGAGACACATCCGGGTGGTACTTTCTTGCGAGTTGCTTGTACGCTTGCTTTATCTCCATCAGCGACCCCGATTCCGAAATCCCTAGAAGCTCGTAGAAGCTCAGCTCCGCAACCGCCGTCACTGGCTTATCCTCGGTGGCAGTGGCGCCGTTGAGGGTGGCCCTGGGCTTCTTGAAGGAGAAGGTGACTCGGTTTGGGGATTTGATTGGACCGATAATGGGCCTTAGAGAGACGGGATTTGTGGCGGTTGGGACGCAGAAGCGGTGATCGGTGGGTGTGATGGTTAAGCCTGGATAGAACCGCATCTTTCTATGTTTGTGTGTTTAGATGAATGAATAGAAATtatagaatagaagaagaagttcAGTGGCTATGTTTCTGTTTCCGTTTGTGTTTAGGAGTGGATGCTCATGTCACAACTCTGAGGCCTCTAACCACGTGTTATATCTTCTATGGTcttgccttttcttttttcttttttttttaagaaaaaaataatttactttaATATGATTTGTTGTTACTATTTATTTGGAGACTATGGGAGCCTGGGACTTTAACTGAATTGAGTTGAATAAAATTGACTTATATAGAGTTAAAGTAAAGTGATAttctttattcaatttaaaaaaaaaaaaaaacagaatccAACTGCAAGTTTTCTTCTTTGTATTTGATCTGAACCTTAAGTTTGTTTAAGGGTATAAGTTAGGTGTTGATTGACATGTTTTGGAGTTTTCTTTTAGTAGGTGAACTATATCATTTATGAGGAGACTTGTGTGGTTGGAATATCTGGTGAATATAGGTGATATAATTATTGCAAAAGCAGAAGCAAAAGCAATATTTATGTTGTTATAATATATAACCATTCTTCAGGTCCAAAATAAAATCAAGTTTATTAAGTATAAATGCTTATTAAGGATCTCCACTTATTCAACTCCTAAAAATCGGTTATCACAAGAAGGTTCaattttacttatttaaataagtaattgTTTATGCGAATTTCTTCTGCTATCtttatttttacttaaaaatagATTCTAACAAATTCTTAAGATAAAAAGAACGATTATccacaaaaaaagatgaaactacTCCAAAAAAATAGTTAtcgactctactataaatacattaaCACCAACTTTCGGAACAATAATCATATtagatatacattaaaaataagttatttatataaaatagatgtaaaaattaaaatataaaatatatattaaaaataattcaaataatatatatatttatagataaatatataatgataaaTCTAGTGACTACACATAACATCtttgataaaataataagattaattttaatatattattatccaTCATATTTTTCCCGCCTTATTGTAAAGATTACAACAAAGTCAAATGTTCTACATCGTGAAATGTTCTTCTTCCAATAAATAAGATTCATTTTAAAATATATCCGtataaatattttatcctattaaAGAATCAtgatattattatttgtcttgcTTTGGAGATAATGATTATAAAAGCCGAACCTTCTGTCCATATGatgatttatattatataaaaattaaatttaaataaatatttagagGTGTCTGAAATCTCAGTAAGAAGTAGGTGAATGTCTAATGGCTCACCTTTACGCTGGATTCAATTATGATGATGATATATTGATATCAGTATTACACTATTACTAAGCGCATTTTGTATCTAGTACCAATGTTAAAAGAAGGTTCTAAATGGAACGCCAAATTTTCTACGTTGGGCACACCTAATCGGAATTGCATAACTTTTCTAGAACGTATATTATTGTTGTTCACATGGGCTTAGTGAAATTAACTTGAATCCTTGAACAAAGTACCATTATTTATCTAGCCTATTCTGTAGCGCAAGCAGCCTAATAGTCAACTGGGAATAAACAACCCATACGTAAATCAATCCATGTGCGTTTGAAATACATCAAATTTATTCATTTCTTCACCGCTTTACCGATAGAGCTTCGGCAATGTAATATTAGGACTATTCAACgttcctagttaagtatattgTTCCATTAACACTATCCACGGCATTCATGAACCAATCCATAATATATTGACTAGTTTTATTTTGATAAGATTATCCGCTTTGTAATGAACTAATGACAAACATACTCGCTGGCTTTAAACTACTGTATCTAAAAGATAACTTCAACTATTATAGGGACGGTTGTAGATAGAGATATAAACTAATAAAGAATGACATTAGAAATGAAACGTTGACTTTATAATTTCATGAATACGCAAGGAAATCTTGTTAAACCAACTTTTATGTTTCCTGTTATTTAACCTGATTTGAAAAGAGATGGACGTACTACCAACGAAAAAACGATATGCATGCGATTTTTAATACCGAGGAACCCAATCGAAGCAAACGAGTGGGGAGGAAACGTGAGTGTGTAGGCAATTACTCTAGCAACTTCCTACTAAATAATATTCCCAACACCGACAATCTGTTGTGTGAAACTTATCGatataatttgttttaaaaaacccAAACCCAAACCAAACCCAATGCTGATGGTTTTCGAGATACAGCAGAAGATAACACGACCACGTCAATGCTATTAAAGCCATATCGATATAAAAGTGTATATTTTAGTCGTTATAAGCAAATCCCGAAGGGAATGCTTTTTAATTCCCCATGACACTACGGTTCAGGCGACAAGGAGCAGGTAAAACACGGGCAAAACTAGAAAAACTTATGGCCCCTAAAATGTCACCGACCAACTGTCGAGGATCAACACACCTATTGACATTCCACTTAATCATGATTGAACACGTCAAATGTCGGGCAAGTATACTTTACTGTGTTTCCTATTTCCTAGTGAACTATTCAGactggggggggggggggggggggggaaagaCTGGTAAATCCCATAAATGCCAACAAGACAAATTGACGGGGAAACATTAGTGAGTCGAGCACTTGATGCATAGAGATAACGATTCTATTCAAATATTCTACCCACAACGAAATAGAAATCTAAAAGCACACAACTTCCAAGAACTTCGAATGATAATCTGGAGGAAGAGGCTGCAACTGCTCATAAGATCATCATATCCACAGCTTACCCTATCCAGAAAAAGTGAAAACGAAAGAGGGAAAAAAGATTgccccaaaaaaaataaaacaaaggaaaagaaaggaaaaacctTCAGAAGGCATTTACAATCAACAACAAAACAATCCCATGTGTTGTgtcaaatagaaaagaaaaaaaccaaAGTTCTCCAGCATCGCTCAGCAACAAATTCATATTCAAAAGACACAATTCGTGTTATGTGacttaatatcaaataaataaacaGAATGTATTAACACTAAAAGTAGTCAAACTGCAGATTACCAGGAGTGcaatatgaaaatattttaagaGGGAACATAATAGAATAAATGGTCAAAATCGTGTCTGAAAGATCACCCATTCTCCAAAATGCAGACGGACAACGAATTGTTTCGAACCATACAAATGCAGATGAGTGACGTAAGGACTAATGTAACTAACTTAAAATCTTTCAcggacgaatttgattaaaaaaaattttcggaGACCAATTTGGAGAACGAGTGATCTTTCAGGGATGAATTTGAGCATTTACTCAAACATAATAAGCAGCAGCACAAACAAGGCTGACATAATTAACAGATACCCTATAAATACAAATGTTAATGAAGATCCTACAGATAGTGTACCAACCCAGCAGTTTCATGGAGAATTACCTGTTCAAATCAACATTTGCTTTTCAGCATTTACTTAAGTAAAAACTGTAACTCTGCCCAATTTGCTCAAATGCAACATGAAGTAACTCATTGCAGCAACATCCAGGTTCACTTGACCTTAAATAGAAGCTTTACCTAACCATAATAATTtcttggaagaaaaaaaaaagaaaaaagaaaaagagaaaaaatggaagggggaaaaaaagaaaagaaaaacaaaaatgtaGGGCAATATAAGACACCAAATGATGGTagcaattagaaaaaatattggcAAATGGTACTGAGAACAAACATACTCATACATAATGCAAACCTAAGCAACTCCCATTACTCTCACATTTTAATAGAAGAAAAACAGAGGTGCTCTGAACCATAGAGCATCAGAATCTGACCTCATACCTTCATTTTACACAAGAGAAACCAACCCAGCAAAACTTTATCTCAAAGCTCGAACAGATTTCAACGTGAATAACCTGCATTTATTTGGATATAAAATGCCCACACCATAAAATGAGTAAAAGAAAGTGAACCTATGATTGCCAACATCAAAGATTGATGTGCGCAACTAAACTTTATCATACTAAGAAAATTCCCCAAAGGGTCTAGAACCTACAGATATATAGCAAACAACTGTTGGTAGTTTAACACATAAGATTAAAAATACCATTATCCCTAAGTTTTTAGAAGCATAAAATCAGGACATTGATTAAAAGGGGTTCTCCCTACTGGCTAACATGATATCTGGAGGACTGAAAAAAAGAGTTCAGATTTCATCTAAACTTCAAATTAAGTTTCATAAAAAAGAACTGTATAATTAAGATAACATTCCAACATACATCAATCAAGCAGTAAAAGAAGCATGATATATAAGCGCTGCGTGGCTGATCATGACAAATTCACGACACTTCTTGAAACCTTAAACCACATCACAGCTCAGATTCTATATCTGATCTTTGTTCCAACCCAACCTGAAAAAAGGAAATAATCAATTGAATTTGTTCATCAGCTAACACAGAATATTCTGGGAACCAAATCAAATAGCGAAGCATCCTCTGAGAATTGTGATTTCTACTAAGAAGAAACTGTCTATTCCTTGGAAGGAATTAGTTCAGTAAACTTAATGAGAATCCTTAATTAGAATATGCGCCATAATCATTGACGGGTGaaaaaatcttcaaccatgattCCTGCAATGCTCTTGTAGTGAAACAATATATGACAGCACTATGAAACCAAATCAGCCTTGTGTAACATGGCTTCTCTGATAAGTAGGTGCCACTTTTGGTTCCGGATGAAATGACAGATCTATGTCACAATAATGTCCATTAGCATAGTCAAAAGCCAGGTTGAATCTTTGAAATCATTTATATTCCCACTCCTGTAATCCACAGAAAGTAATTAagctttaataattatttaagtgTGCAGAATTGAATTTAGTTCAGTATTTTAAATCAATACCAAATAGAGAGTGCTTAATATCTTCCACTTCTTGCTTCTTCACCACACATACGGTCTGCATTAAAGAGGATTTTCATGTTTTGCCATACATAAcctaaaataatcaataattaacatCAAAGGTTGACAATAGGATTTAGCATACCTTGGTTATAATCAGCTCCAGCATTTTCACTTGACCCTTCTGACTTGCAGGTTTTGTTTGGTGAAACCCAATTCCCACTATCATTTGCCTTTGCCATCTTTAAATTTATAGTTGGTTCCTGCACAGCATCTTCATGAACTTTTGAATTTATATTGCTAGTAGCATTTTCTCCATCATTCAAATGATGTTTACCTTCCATAAATCCAGAATCAGTTTGTGTTATTCCCTTAGATTCGTACTCCTCCATAACTCGTGGGGAGAGCCCATTACCATCACATTCAACTGGGTTGTGATTTCCTGATTTTGATTTAGATAGGGATTGCTCTTGATGCTCTGATCTTTCATATCTGCTTCCATATTTATCACCAGTGTGACGCTTTCCTTCAGGGGACTTAGACCTAAGTTTTCTCTGTTCAaaa
Coding sequences:
- the LOC112792650 gene encoding chaperone protein dnaJ 20, chloroplastic, whose protein sequence is MRFYPGLTITPTDHRFCVPTATNPVSLRPIIGPIKSPNRVTFSFKKPRATLNGATATEDKPVTAVAELSFYELLGISESGSLMEIKQAYKQLARKYHPDVSPPGRLEEYTKRFIRVQEAYETLSDPTRRAMYDNDMARGVHFAFNARRSYHHRDQVVEHKSEWKSRWQSQLSELKRRSKSKSKDEGKNMSWAARMRQQRNESSDES